Below is a window of Longimicrobiaceae bacterium DNA.
CGGGGTGCTGCACGAGCGCTCGGCCATCTGCACGCACCTGGGCTGCGTGGTGCAGTGGAACGGGCTGGAGAAGAGCTGGGACTGCCCCTGCCACGGCTCGCGCTTCGGCACCGACGGGTCCGTGCTGAACGGCCCCGCGCGCACCCCGCTGGCGCCCGTCGCGGCAGAGGAGGCGTGAGCCGTCCGCGCGCCGTGATCCTGGACGTGGACGGCACCCTCATCGACAGCAACGACGCTCACGCCCGCGCATGGGTGGACGTGGGCGCGGAGTTCGGGCACCCCATCGACTTCGCGGAAGTGCGGCGGCTGATCGGGATGGGCGGCGACAAGGTGCTGCCCGAGCTCACGGGCATCGAGGAGGATTCGGACGAGGGGGAGCGCATCGCCGGGCGGCGGGGGGAGATCTTTCGCGAGAAGTACCTCCCGTCGCTGAAGGCGTTTCCGAAGGCGAGGGAGCTGCTCGAGCGCTTCAACGACGAGGGGCTCACGCTGGCCGTCGCCAGCTCCGCGAGCGATGAGGACCTGGACGCGCTGCTCAAGCAGGCCGGCCTCCGCGACCTGATCGAGGAGAAGACCTCGTCCAGCGATGCGGACGCATCCAAGCCGGAGCCGGACATCGTGGAGGCCGCCGTGAAGTCCGCCGGCATCGAGCCGCACCAAGCGGTGATGCTGGGAGACACGCCGTACGACGTGACGGCGTCGAAGCGCGCGGGCGTGCCATGCGTTGCCGTACGCTGCGGCGGCTGGGGCGACGCCGACCTCTCCGACGCCGTCGCCATCTACGACGACCCGGCGGACCTCCTCGCGCACTACGACGAGTCTCCGTTCAGCGGTGGGTAACGCGTCGTACGTTCATTCACGGCAACGCGATATACCAACGAACCGGTAGGGAAGCACCTGCGTGTGCTTCCGGTTTTCTGCGGCGGGGGTGCGGGGGAA
It encodes the following:
- a CDS encoding HAD family hydrolase, encoding MSRPRAVILDVDGTLIDSNDAHARAWVDVGAEFGHPIDFAEVRRLIGMGGDKVLPELTGIEEDSDEGERIAGRRGEIFREKYLPSLKAFPKARELLERFNDEGLTLAVASSASDEDLDALLKQAGLRDLIEEKTSSSDADASKPEPDIVEAAVKSAGIEPHQAVMLGDTPYDVTASKRAGVPCVAVRCGGWGDADLSDAVAIYDDPADLLAHYDESPFSGG